One part of the Dissulfuribacter thermophilus genome encodes these proteins:
- a CDS encoding 50S ribosomal protein L11 methyltransferase, which translates to MQGSLILKIFNREKDLIDKIVSILNSHPVGSCLTVKKYDIETLLITGFNNDHEINKLLQLFSKSFPNDLPFSISVVDKDVDIPLNNSLLLENTLRIVPVGESKPPSPMDRTDGCIKNIFIKCQQSFGYGTHPSTRGALLALIWLFRRGNLSEKIVLDCGTGSGILSLAALFLGAKKVVGIDISQEAIKEARENAGLNNCPKERLSFLKGSALETDLQGYDLIIANMVPSVMEIFSKRLVESDLKSGAIVITSGSKSKATHHWLRQCQTGALINHNNKFKPIKSFNIEGWFTTVWEK; encoded by the coding sequence TTGCAAGGTTCTTTAATTTTAAAAATCTTCAATAGAGAAAAAGATCTAATAGATAAGATAGTATCTATTTTGAATTCACATCCAGTTGGTTCATGCCTTACTGTAAAAAAATATGATATAGAAACTCTTTTAATCACAGGATTCAACAATGATCATGAAATAAATAAGTTGCTCCAACTATTTTCGAAGTCATTTCCTAATGACTTACCTTTTTCCATTTCGGTTGTTGACAAGGATGTAGACATCCCTCTAAATAATTCTCTTCTCCTTGAAAACACCTTAAGGATAGTGCCTGTGGGAGAATCAAAACCACCATCTCCCATGGATAGAACAGACGGCTGTATAAAGAATATTTTTATTAAGTGTCAACAATCTTTTGGATACGGCACCCATCCCAGCACAAGAGGCGCATTACTTGCGCTAATTTGGCTCTTTAGACGCGGCAACCTTAGTGAAAAAATTGTCTTGGATTGTGGGACAGGATCAGGCATACTGTCTTTAGCAGCACTTTTTTTAGGTGCTAAAAAGGTAGTGGGAATCGACATCAGTCAAGAAGCCATAAAAGAAGCTAGAGAAAATGCAGGACTTAACAATTGTCCAAAAGAACGATTGTCTTTCTTAAAAGGATCTGCTTTGGAAACTGATTTGCAAGGTTATGACCTCATAATTGCAAACATGGTCCCAAGCGTAATGGAGATTTTTTCTAAAAGACTTGTAGAGAGCGATTTAAAGTCAGGAGCAATCGTAATAACTTCAGGTAGTAAATCGAAAGCAACTCATCACTGGCTAAGGCAGTGCCAAACTGGCGCATTAATCAACCATAACAATAAGTTTAAGCCCATAAAGTCTTTCAATATTGAGGGGTGGTTTACTACTGTGTGGGAAAAATAG
- a CDS encoding universal stress protein, whose product MNLSLILIPVDFSDCAAHGVAYAKKLTEKFNAECILIHVIDEAIARQISQYCKETLDKTKERLINQAHQAMRAFIDRNDAKSIVKDTIVSFGTPFQEISIKARELQVDLILMGGYGSRGKGQLSEIFFGSTVEKVVRLLPCPVLCVPYGWGEES is encoded by the coding sequence ATGAATCTTTCGCTTATCTTAATTCCAGTAGATTTTTCAGATTGCGCAGCTCATGGTGTCGCCTATGCCAAAAAACTCACAGAGAAATTTAATGCAGAGTGTATTCTAATACATGTTATTGATGAAGCTATAGCTCGTCAAATTTCCCAATACTGTAAGGAAACTCTAGATAAAACAAAAGAACGCCTTATTAATCAAGCTCATCAAGCCATGAGAGCTTTTATAGATAGAAATGATGCCAAATCAATCGTAAAGGATACAATAGTTAGTTTCGGGACTCCGTTCCAGGAAATTTCCATTAAGGCAAGAGAACTACAGGTAGACCTGATTCTTATGGGAGGTTACGGAAGCAGGGGAAAGGGGCAGCTTTCTGAGATCTTTTTTGGAAGCACTGTAGAAAAGGTTGTTCGTCTCCTACCATGCCCTGTTCTCTGTGTACCTTATGGATGGGGAGAAGAAAGTTAA
- a CDS encoding DUF5666 domain-containing protein has protein sequence MLDLKKCHFLAFLLAGMLFFLPKIVGAQVEEDDLTFSGEVVSVGGDNITIDVGGNNVTVPVDSTVENDMDGDDALEDMLETLVSGDQGANGTAIEIGEIVEMEASFGKRGLLLNRMRRPFKRDVLWLGPASYEDGNLTCAGIKARVLDESAGDPFSTLIIGQYGEKVSIGDLDLTSVRVRIGYSDDNGYFVKRIVQGPILDIRGLISEVDEDQSHITVNGLSISLNDNTVIRAFRSILVSKGLDRSVLRSGLPVRVLAQYINNEYFAVGILVLRQNLVRFRALINEIEDDGTAVIQTPGTHLTLKVKLDTTQNDLKPGDFVTFSGEIFENGQIGMKNIGKVGQRSSRDILTPAPSFAKQPKRPQHPGVGGKIGRRIMK, from the coding sequence ATGCTAGACCTTAAGAAGTGCCATTTTTTGGCCTTTTTACTAGCTGGAATGCTGTTTTTCTTACCCAAAATAGTGGGAGCACAGGTTGAGGAAGATGACCTCACCTTTAGTGGAGAGGTTGTTTCTGTTGGAGGCGACAATATCACCATAGATGTTGGGGGTAACAATGTTACAGTGCCTGTAGATTCAACAGTAGAAAATGACATGGATGGAGACGACGCCCTTGAAGATATGCTTGAAACATTGGTGTCAGGAGACCAAGGTGCTAATGGTACAGCTATTGAGATTGGTGAAATTGTTGAGATGGAGGCAAGTTTTGGAAAAAGGGGGCTTCTTTTAAACAGGATGCGTAGGCCTTTCAAACGAGATGTTTTATGGCTGGGGCCCGCAAGTTATGAAGACGGTAATCTCACTTGTGCGGGAATTAAGGCAAGGGTTTTAGATGAAAGTGCTGGAGATCCGTTTTCCACACTAATTATTGGCCAATATGGCGAGAAAGTTTCCATTGGGGACCTGGATCTAACCAGTGTTAGGGTGAGAATAGGCTATAGTGATGACAATGGATATTTTGTAAAAAGAATTGTCCAGGGACCTATCCTAGACATTAGAGGACTAATTAGTGAGGTAGATGAAGACCAATCACATATTACCGTTAATGGTCTATCTATTAGTCTAAATGACAATACTGTCATTCGGGCATTTAGGTCTATTTTAGTATCTAAAGGGCTTGATAGGTCTGTACTTAGATCAGGCTTGCCAGTAAGGGTCCTGGCCCAGTACATCAATAATGAATATTTTGCTGTGGGGATTTTAGTGCTTCGTCAAAATCTCGTACGATTTAGGGCACTTATTAATGAAATTGAGGATGATGGGACGGCCGTTATTCAGACCCCGGGAACACACCTTACCCTTAAAGTAAAACTCGACACTACCCAAAATGATCTCAAGCCTGGAGATTTCGTGACCTTTTCAGGTGAAATCTTTGAAAATGGTCAGATAGGTATGAAAAATATTGGTAAGGTCGGACAAAGGTCTTCAAGAGATATCTTGACTCCTGCCCCTTCTTTTGCAAAGCAGCCAAAGCGCCCACAGCATCCTGGAGTTGGTGGTAAGATTGGCAGGCGGATTATGAAATAA
- a CDS encoding TIGR01777 family oxidoreductase: MKIAITGASGFIGSHLRRRFKDHRVIKRDDSIDDISKKLEGIDCLINLAGAPIIKRWTDEYKKTLWNSRIGTTKKLVAAIEKKAPRIFISVSAVGIYPDSKECDEDCVGTSEDFLGMLASQWEKEAQKAQCPTAIFRFGMVLGKDGGALKKMLLPFKLGLGGPIGSGSMVMSWIHIDDLINAISFVIERGLTGIFNGVSPNPVTNKEFSKALGQALNRPAIIPIPIFFLKILYGDASVVLTASKIVYPKRLLQEGFRFEYPAIQEALTDLIANQ, from the coding sequence ATGAAGATCGCAATTACTGGGGCCAGTGGTTTCATAGGGAGTCATTTGAGAAGGCGTTTTAAAGATCATCGTGTCATTAAAAGAGATGACAGCATTGATGATATTTCAAAAAAGCTGGAGGGCATTGACTGCCTAATAAACTTGGCAGGTGCCCCAATAATTAAGCGTTGGACAGATGAGTATAAAAAAACACTTTGGAATAGCCGTATTGGAACAACAAAGAAGCTTGTAGCCGCAATAGAAAAGAAGGCACCGCGCATCTTTATATCTGTTTCTGCCGTGGGGATTTATCCTGACAGTAAAGAATGTGACGAAGATTGTGTTGGCACCTCAGAGGACTTTCTGGGAATGCTTGCAAGCCAGTGGGAAAAAGAGGCGCAAAAGGCGCAATGTCCTACGGCGATATTTCGTTTTGGAATGGTTCTTGGAAAAGATGGTGGGGCCTTAAAAAAGATGCTGCTTCCCTTTAAGCTCGGCCTTGGAGGCCCTATAGGGTCGGGTTCAATGGTTATGAGCTGGATTCACATAGACGATCTCATAAATGCAATCTCTTTTGTAATAGAGAGGGGTCTTACAGGAATTTTTAATGGTGTTTCACCGAATCCTGTAACAAATAAAGAATTTTCAAAGGCATTGGGACAGGCATTAAATCGACCTGCAATAATCCCTATCCCCATATTTTTTTTAAAAATCCTCTATGGCGACGCTTCGGTGGTGCTTACTGCATCTAAGATAGTATATCCAAAGCGTTTGCTTCAAGAAGGCTTTAGGTTTGAATATCCTGCGATCCAGGAAGCCCTCACGGATTTAATAGCCAATCAATAG
- a CDS encoding YdbL family protein, giving the protein MESKKSYYSLVGCMIFLMFFVGMNYSAFAVDPIKEAKARMLKRIPAILELKQKGIVGENNRGFLELIRQDKRAKKLVDDENRDRRIIYAFISKQQGVSIDVVERLRAKQIRHKARPGEWLQDQTGRWYKKR; this is encoded by the coding sequence ATGGAAAGTAAAAAAAGTTACTACTCCTTGGTTGGTTGTATGATATTCTTGATGTTTTTTGTAGGAATGAATTATTCGGCTTTTGCCGTAGATCCTATAAAAGAAGCAAAGGCTAGGATGCTTAAAAGAATCCCGGCCATCTTGGAATTAAAACAAAAGGGAATAGTTGGTGAAAACAATAGAGGTTTTCTGGAATTGATAAGGCAAGACAAAAGGGCAAAGAAGCTAGTAGATGATGAGAATAGAGACAGACGGATCATTTATGCATTTATCAGTAAACAACAAGGGGTTTCTATTGATGTGGTTGAGAGATTGAGGGCTAAACAAATACGTCATAAGGCGCGTCCTGGAGAGTGGCTTCAGGACCAAACAGGGCGCTGGTATAAAAAAAGATAA
- a CDS encoding intermembrane phospholipid transport protein YdbH family protein, translated as MKKAFFKRIVITVFLIGGLIYVSAPFLLKRVILNNLKEFYPDYDIDFKVTRIGLTNLEFSDLRIDSPSLPFIYIGDLDIVISPWHLLKGETNEVLRSLSVSRGIALDNFFSFDLQKAQDEGGILYSGHYRVRLSRYEYFGKNISGKLRIGLFGDGHLNLSLDGIPSTPTVWESFNLKLKSDLNFKEINLNSKIEGLNIYAGGNSISISEVYTEGSLRNIGKNYLLNGELNAPSIGLASNKIGPLKINIEGNQKAISAKALLVSNSILGTDLIFYLKYNELDHASYASLRLPATMVNIPDLSIVDKDFAGISISGLVSLAGKADLSRLEDGVEAEVEFEQGKLSDKENKLELRGIETKIEFKDAARFLIPPSQHLKIKRIVFGDFKFEDIESTYSVIPPFGVLIESIRAKWAKGSVYTHGIVIPSQEGEINGIIFCDRVNLADVLAQFGINKVEGDGVVSGKVPFSFGQKGLVIEDGVLFSQPGKGGKIRIGEAELITSQLPPSNPLFTQLQFASAALKDFDYDWVNVLLGMKGENLVVSIQLDGTPASKLPFRYNPSKGVFEPAHKANGIRQKMRLDVNLNVPINELLRLKRGIERRISNE; from the coding sequence TTGAAAAAAGCCTTTTTTAAACGGATAGTAATAACTGTATTTTTAATTGGGGGCCTAATATATGTGTCGGCCCCCTTTTTATTAAAAAGAGTTATTTTAAATAATCTTAAAGAGTTCTACCCTGATTATGACATCGATTTTAAAGTCACAAGAATTGGTCTGACAAATTTAGAGTTTTCAGACCTTCGCATTGATAGCCCATCTTTGCCTTTTATCTATATTGGCGATCTGGATATAGTCATTTCTCCATGGCATCTACTGAAAGGAGAGACTAATGAGGTACTGAGATCTTTGTCTGTATCTAGAGGGATAGCCCTAGACAATTTCTTTTCATTCGATCTTCAAAAGGCCCAAGATGAAGGCGGAATCCTTTATTCAGGTCATTATAGGGTAAGATTGTCAAGGTATGAATATTTTGGGAAAAATATTTCCGGAAAGTTACGTATAGGTCTCTTTGGGGATGGGCATTTAAATTTGTCATTAGATGGCATACCGAGCACTCCTACGGTGTGGGAGAGTTTTAATTTAAAACTAAAGAGCGATCTGAATTTTAAAGAGATTAATCTAAATTCCAAAATAGAAGGATTAAATATCTATGCTGGGGGCAATAGTATTTCTATTTCAGAAGTCTATACAGAAGGGTCTTTACGGAACATAGGGAAAAATTACCTTTTAAATGGTGAGCTAAATGCACCTAGCATTGGGTTGGCATCAAATAAAATCGGCCCTTTAAAGATCAATATAGAAGGGAATCAAAAGGCTATTTCAGCCAAAGCGCTACTGGTCTCCAATTCCATACTTGGAACAGATTTGATTTTTTATTTGAAGTACAATGAATTAGATCACGCCTCTTATGCATCCTTAAGGCTTCCAGCTACAATGGTAAACATTCCTGATTTGTCAATCGTAGATAAAGACTTTGCTGGGATTTCCATCTCTGGATTGGTTAGTCTGGCGGGAAAGGCCGATCTAAGCCGTTTAGAAGATGGCGTAGAGGCAGAAGTAGAGTTTGAACAAGGCAAGTTAAGTGATAAAGAGAATAAATTGGAGTTAAGAGGCATAGAGACTAAGATAGAGTTTAAAGATGCAGCACGATTTCTCATCCCGCCTTCTCAACACCTAAAAATTAAAAGGATAGTCTTTGGAGATTTCAAGTTTGAGGACATTGAATCGACCTATTCTGTGATTCCGCCTTTTGGAGTTTTGATTGAAAGTATCAGGGCTAAGTGGGCCAAGGGCTCCGTTTACACCCATGGCATCGTAATCCCTAGCCAGGAGGGTGAAATTAATGGTATTATATTTTGTGATAGAGTAAATCTTGCAGACGTATTGGCTCAGTTCGGGATCAACAAGGTCGAGGGAGATGGGGTGGTAAGTGGTAAAGTACCCTTTTCATTTGGTCAAAAAGGCTTGGTCATAGAAGATGGAGTTTTGTTTTCCCAGCCAGGGAAGGGGGGAAAGATAAGGATTGGTGAAGCAGAATTGATTACAAGTCAATTACCACCATCAAATCCGCTTTTTACACAGCTGCAGTTTGCTAGTGCTGCATTGAAGGACTTTGACTACGACTGGGTAAACGTCTTATTGGGAATGAAGGGCGAGAATCTCGTTGTTTCCATACAGCTTGATGGAACTCCAGCGTCGAAACTACCCTTCAGATATAATCCTTCAAAAGGCGTATTTGAGCCAGCTCATAAGGCTAATGGGATAAGGCAAAAGATGCGGCTTGATGTAAATTTAAACGTGCCCATAAATGAACTTTTGAGGCTGAAGAGAGGTATTGAGAGGAGAATCTCTAATGAATAG
- the serC gene encoding 3-phosphoserine/phosphohydroxythreonine transaminase — translation MPERIYNFSPGPATLPYEVLQEASRDVLNFRDKGIGILEISHRSKEFSEVIQEAEADLRELMDIPDDYYVLFLQGGASTQFAMVPMNLLMPDKKGAYLNTGTWAKKAIKEAKTIAKVQVAYSSEDSSFDHVPTDDQYDVDEDAEYLYFVSNNTIYGTQFHKFPEKGKMLVSDMSSDILSRRFDIRPFGLIFAGAQKNMGPAGVTVVIVRKDLVNRAPENLSTMFKYKTHAEKGSMFNTPPCFSIYCVGRVLKWLKAKGGVDAIEKINREKAKILYDAIDNSDFYKGHARPDSRSFMNVTFNLPTPELEKKFVEEAEKEGLSGLKGHRSIGGIRASIYNAFPVKGVEELVEFMKEFERKNG, via the coding sequence ATGCCGGAAAGAATCTACAATTTTAGTCCAGGTCCAGCTACACTGCCCTATGAGGTACTTCAAGAGGCCTCTAGAGATGTCTTGAATTTTCGCGATAAAGGCATAGGTATCCTTGAGATCTCACATAGATCAAAGGAATTTAGTGAAGTCATCCAGGAGGCCGAGGCAGATCTTCGAGAACTAATGGATATTCCAGATGACTATTATGTGCTGTTTTTACAGGGTGGGGCATCAACTCAATTTGCAATGGTACCCATGAACCTCCTCATGCCTGACAAAAAGGGTGCTTATTTGAATACAGGCACTTGGGCAAAGAAGGCCATTAAAGAGGCAAAGACCATTGCCAAGGTACAGGTGGCCTATTCAAGTGAGGACTCTTCCTTTGATCATGTCCCCACAGATGATCAATATGATGTAGATGAAGATGCAGAATATCTCTATTTCGTGTCCAATAATACCATCTATGGTACTCAGTTTCACAAGTTCCCAGAAAAGGGGAAGATGCTCGTAAGTGATATGTCCTCGGACATCCTTTCAAGGAGGTTTGATATCAGGCCTTTTGGTCTGATCTTTGCCGGAGCACAGAAGAATATGGGACCAGCAGGTGTTACCGTGGTGATTGTGAGAAAGGACCTTGTCAATCGTGCTCCAGAAAATCTTTCCACCATGTTTAAGTATAAGACCCACGCAGAAAAGGGATCGATGTTCAATACACCTCCGTGCTTTTCTATTTACTGTGTGGGAAGGGTCCTCAAGTGGCTAAAGGCCAAGGGTGGAGTAGATGCCATTGAAAAGATCAATAGAGAAAAGGCAAAGATACTTTATGACGCTATTGATAATTCAGACTTTTATAAAGGCCATGCCAGGCCAGATTCACGTTCCTTTATGAACGTCACCTTCAATCTCCCAACCCCTGAACTGGAGAAAAAGTTTGTAGAAGAGGCAGAAAAAGAAGGCCTTTCAGGGCTTAAGGGCCACAGGTCCATTGGTGGTATAAGGGCATCTATCTACAATGCCTTTCCAGTTAAGGGAGTTGAGGAACTTGTAGAGTTTATGAAAGAATTTGAAAGAAAGAATGGATGA
- a CDS encoding glycoside hydrolase family 15 protein — protein sequence MPLGIEDYGIIGDLSTAGLIGKDGSIGWLCVPYFDSPSIFADILDAENGGTFRISLEKTTDFSQRYLEDTAIIETNMRSNDAVLSIVDFMVITADQQTSFPLKRGLFRRCLCKSGNAKIRVIFAPRYPYAKYSPKYEDSGSALKVEFKDLKFHLFFYPALNFDPQKEVFEFSLSQGEEACFFLPIGNEKLKDFHINPQLVHRIFNKIYTFWTNWIETNETGQILDFGPFERLMRRSAITLKLLQSKDTGAIVAAPTTSLPEQLRGARNWDYRFCWIRDAAFTVQALYQLGHLTEMENYLSWIKQLLKRDGAKGLQIMYGIRTEQTMEEQVLDHLEGFRSSGPVRIGNAAHLQRQLDIYGELMLAATHLSDYVGRIDLDFWEYLREICNYVSNTWRLPDNGIWEARLGERHYVYSKVMCWNALDKGIYIAKRYGFPGEVSLWKKEKDEIRKEVLEKGWSQEKQSFVQTYDSDKLDSSLLLLPLTGFIQFKDPKMLSTVESVVEELSSGFLLYRYLNEDGMPRGEAPFTLCTFWLVENLVGQGRLGEAQTLLFELSNMANHLGLFSEEFDYDWNMFLGNFPQALTHIGFVNSVSSFRRALAQKENSTRRSKLTSGDLKKNRKILNDGDSSYVFSSPQEIGKRLKDTMNILRGAFFKSESKRVAYEEMAFSPLYENYLDIAGALKRIDLSKLKDDSEKMPFWINLYNVMTIHGVISWGIKDSVKEISNFFRQVRYNIGGYIFCLDDIEHGILRRNKRPPWSIFRPFSYGDPRRAFMVEHLDPRIHFTLVCASSSCPPISIYSPQELDMQLDTAAMIFINSGGARLVRQERLLILSKIFKWYGADFGKTMEERLLFISKYFYDEQDRLFAQSDHSGYKVRYIPYDWRLNRI from the coding sequence ATGCCACTGGGAATAGAGGATTATGGAATAATTGGAGACCTTTCTACGGCCGGCCTCATTGGAAAGGACGGTTCGATAGGCTGGCTTTGTGTTCCCTACTTTGACTCTCCAAGTATATTTGCCGACATACTCGATGCAGAAAATGGCGGCACCTTCAGGATTAGTCTCGAGAAAACAACTGATTTTTCGCAAAGATACCTAGAGGACACCGCGATTATTGAGACGAATATGCGTTCCAATGACGCTGTCCTGTCAATTGTTGACTTTATGGTTATAACAGCGGACCAACAGACTTCTTTTCCTCTGAAACGAGGTCTCTTTAGGAGGTGTCTTTGTAAAAGTGGGAACGCAAAAATTAGAGTCATCTTTGCCCCACGGTATCCCTATGCCAAATATAGCCCCAAATATGAAGACAGTGGATCGGCCCTTAAGGTCGAATTTAAGGACCTAAAGTTTCATCTCTTTTTCTATCCGGCTTTGAACTTTGACCCCCAAAAAGAGGTCTTTGAATTTTCCTTGTCTCAGGGAGAGGAGGCGTGTTTTTTTCTACCCATCGGAAATGAAAAATTAAAGGATTTCCATATAAATCCCCAACTTGTACATAGAATATTTAATAAAATTTATACTTTTTGGACCAATTGGATAGAGACAAACGAGACAGGCCAGATCCTTGATTTTGGTCCCTTTGAAAGGCTCATGCGAAGGTCTGCCATCACTCTAAAACTCCTTCAGTCAAAGGATACTGGGGCTATTGTAGCTGCACCAACCACCTCCCTACCGGAACAGCTCAGAGGAGCCAGAAACTGGGATTACAGGTTTTGCTGGATTAGAGACGCCGCCTTTACAGTACAGGCCCTATATCAACTGGGACATTTAACAGAGATGGAAAATTACCTGTCCTGGATAAAACAGTTGTTGAAGAGGGATGGGGCAAAAGGACTACAGATCATGTACGGAATCAGGACAGAGCAGACAATGGAGGAACAGGTATTAGACCACTTAGAGGGATTTAGGAGCTCAGGGCCTGTTAGGATAGGAAACGCTGCGCATCTTCAGAGACAACTCGACATCTATGGGGAACTTATGCTAGCTGCCACTCACCTTTCAGACTATGTGGGGCGGATAGATCTAGATTTTTGGGAATATCTGAGGGAAATTTGTAATTATGTTTCAAACACGTGGAGACTACCAGACAACGGAATATGGGAGGCGAGGTTAGGGGAACGGCACTATGTATATTCAAAGGTCATGTGCTGGAATGCCCTTGATAAAGGGATTTATATAGCTAAGAGGTATGGTTTCCCAGGCGAGGTCTCTCTGTGGAAAAAAGAAAAAGACGAGATCAGAAAAGAGGTATTAGAAAAGGGATGGTCTCAGGAAAAGCAATCATTCGTACAGACATATGACAGTGACAAATTGGATTCCAGCCTCCTTTTGTTACCGCTTACAGGTTTTATCCAATTCAAAGACCCCAAAATGCTCTCCACAGTGGAAAGTGTGGTGGAAGAACTTTCTAGTGGATTCCTCCTTTATAGATATTTGAATGAAGATGGCATGCCACGAGGAGAGGCCCCCTTCACCTTATGTACTTTTTGGCTAGTGGAAAATCTGGTTGGTCAGGGACGACTTGGCGAGGCCCAGACCCTCCTTTTTGAACTCTCCAACATGGCCAATCACCTAGGACTATTTTCAGAGGAATTTGACTATGACTGGAATATGTTTCTAGGAAATTTTCCACAGGCCTTAACCCATATTGGCTTTGTAAATAGTGTGTCTTCTTTTAGAAGAGCATTGGCTCAGAAGGAAAACTCTACTAGAAGATCGAAGTTAACTAGCGGTGACCTCAAAAAGAATAGAAAGATCCTAAACGATGGGGATTCATCCTACGTCTTTTCATCTCCTCAAGAGATAGGAAAGCGTCTAAAGGATACAATGAATATATTGAGAGGGGCCTTTTTTAAATCTGAATCTAAGAGAGTGGCCTATGAAGAAATGGCCTTTTCACCACTATACGAAAATTATTTGGATATTGCAGGAGCATTAAAACGGATTGATCTCAGCAAATTAAAAGACGATTCTGAGAAGATGCCATTTTGGATTAATCTCTACAATGTAATGACCATTCATGGGGTAATTTCTTGGGGCATAAAGGACTCTGTAAAGGAAATTTCAAACTTTTTTAGACAGGTGAGATACAACATAGGCGGCTACATCTTTTGCCTAGATGATATTGAGCACGGTATTTTAAGGAGAAATAAGAGGCCGCCCTGGAGTATCTTTAGACCGTTTTCATACGGAGACCCAAGAAGGGCATTTATGGTGGAGCACCTCGACCCAAGAATACACTTTACCCTTGTGTGTGCTTCGTCATCTTGCCCTCCAATCTCTATTTATTCACCTCAAGAGCTTGATATGCAACTTGATACCGCCGCAATGATCTTCATAAATTCCGGAGGGGCAAGACTGGTAAGACAGGAAAGGCTCCTCATTTTATCGAAAATATTTAAATGGTATGGTGCTGACTTTGGCAAGACAATGGAGGAACGCCTTCTTTTCATTTCTAAATATTTTTATGATGAACAAGACAGGCTTTTTGCCCAAAGTGACCATTCGGGGTATAAAGTGAGATATATTCCCTATGATTGGAGACTGAACCGAATTTAA
- a CDS encoding dihydrolipoyl dehydrogenase family protein produces the protein MAKYDFDLIVIGGGAAGLTVTAGAAQLGAKTLLIEKEPNLGGDCLHYGCVPSKTLIRTARLYHQMRRGPEFGLPQVEVPPVEFAKVRDRIRHVINTIQKHDSPERFCSLGAKVIFGYPEFVDEHSISVEGKIYSGKKICIATGSGPMIPPITGIKDVSYHTNKTIFFMDKLPKELTILGGGAIAIEMAQAFSRLGSKVTVIQRSERILKNEDPDFSEEIKGILEEEGVKFFLGTKIKSITPIGGGVRVDIGINETGDDIAVQSDAILIALGRKPNIDGLLLEKAGVDFDKQGIKVDDRLRTTQKHIYAAGDVIGKYQFTHAAGYEGGIVVTNAVFRIPRKVDYTYMPRCTYTDPEFACIGMNESQCKASGTDYELFEESFDRNDRAICEGAERGEIKLLLDKSGTPLGIQILGSRAGDLLSYWVVGLKGRVKTSTLAQAVHPYPTFGEINKRVVGAFISKKVFSDRVKKGLKFFFNLKGRACG, from the coding sequence ATGGCCAAATATGATTTTGACCTAATTGTTATAGGTGGAGGTGCGGCAGGTCTTACAGTTACGGCAGGTGCTGCACAACTTGGAGCCAAGACCCTTCTCATTGAAAAGGAGCCAAATCTTGGAGGAGACTGTCTACACTATGGCTGTGTGCCAAGTAAGACCCTTATAAGGACTGCGCGTCTGTATCATCAAATGAGACGTGGACCTGAGTTTGGTCTACCCCAGGTCGAGGTCCCTCCAGTAGAGTTTGCCAAGGTGAGAGACAGGATAAGGCATGTGATAAATACCATTCAAAAACACGATTCCCCTGAACGATTCTGTTCTCTTGGGGCCAAGGTGATATTTGGATATCCAGAGTTCGTTGACGAACATTCAATTTCAGTAGAGGGCAAAATCTACAGTGGAAAAAAAATATGTATAGCCACTGGATCTGGTCCTATGATTCCCCCTATAACTGGAATCAAAGATGTATCGTATCATACTAATAAAACGATTTTTTTTATGGATAAGCTTCCTAAAGAGCTAACTATACTTGGAGGTGGCGCCATTGCCATAGAAATGGCGCAGGCCTTTTCCAGGTTAGGGTCCAAGGTTACGGTAATTCAAAGGAGTGAACGCATTCTCAAGAACGAAGATCCTGATTTTTCTGAGGAGATAAAAGGTATCTTAGAGGAAGAAGGGGTTAAATTTTTCCTTGGGACCAAGATCAAATCTATTACGCCAATAGGTGGTGGTGTAAGGGTTGATATTGGTATAAATGAAACCGGTGATGACATCGCAGTCCAAAGTGATGCCATCCTTATAGCACTGGGAAGAAAGCCAAATATCGATGGTCTTCTTTTGGAAAAGGCCGGAGTGGATTTTGATAAGCAGGGCATTAAGGTCGATGATAGGCTTAGAACGACTCAGAAACACATCTATGCAGCCGGAGACGTCATAGGAAAGTATCAGTTTACCCATGCCGCGGGTTACGAGGGAGGGATTGTCGTCACAAATGCCGTATTTCGAATCCCTCGAAAGGTTGATTATACCTATATGCCAAGGTGTACTTACACAGACCCTGAATTTGCCTGTATTGGCATGAATGAATCTCAGTGCAAGGCATCTGGAACTGATTATGAACTCTTTGAAGAGAGTTTTGATAGGAATGACAGGGCAATTTGCGAAGGGGCTGAAAGAGGGGAGATTAAGCTACTCCTGGATAAGAGTGGTACACCTTTGGGAATTCAGATCCTTGGGTCGAGGGCTGGAGATCTCCTTTCCTATTGGGTTGTAGGCCTTAAAGGAAGGGTAAAAACTTCAACCCTTGCACAGGCAGTGCATCCATATCCAACCTTTGGGGAAATCAATAAGCGTGTTGTAGGGGCCTTTATTTCCAAAAAGGTGTTTTCAGATAGAGTGAAAAAGGGCCTAAAATTTTTCTTTAATCTAAAAGGAAGGGCCTGTGGGTAG